A window from Mycoplasma phocoeninasale encodes these proteins:
- a CDS encoding ribosome-recycling factor: MELNEYLLELNKELAKNIDNFEMQMTKIAVGRANPALINKIQINYYDSMISLEEISAISIASPLQLLVKPYDVAVLKTIEKTLLDSKLNISIANEGHQLRLTYPQMTTEKRVEMTKQLGSITEHARVIVRQFRQDINKKIKNDSELSEDLQKQYLDNIQKEIDRSIEKINKMSKEKEKDLLTI, from the coding sequence ATGGAATTAAACGAATATTTACTTGAACTTAACAAGGAACTTGCCAAGAACATTGACAATTTTGAAATGCAAATGACTAAAATAGCAGTCGGAAGAGCTAACCCAGCATTAATTAATAAAATTCAAATTAATTATTATGATTCAATGATTAGCTTAGAAGAAATTTCAGCTATTAGTATTGCTAGTCCCCTTCAACTTTTGGTAAAACCTTATGATGTTGCCGTTCTTAAAACAATTGAAAAAACTTTACTAGATAGTAAACTTAATATTTCAATTGCCAATGAGGGTCATCAACTAAGATTGACATATCCACAAATGACTACAGAGAAAAGAGTGGAAATGACTAAACAATTAGGTTCAATCACTGAACATGCACGTGTTATTGTTAGACAGTTTCGTCAAGACATCAACAAGAAGATTAAGAATGATTCAGAACTTTCAGAGGATCTACAAAAACAATATTTAGATAATATTCAAAAAGAAATTGATAGATCAATTGAAAAAATTAATAAAATGTCAAAAGAAAA
- the pyrH gene encoding UMP kinase translates to MSYKRVLIKLSGEGLANKDKKKLAIDYELVDKFAKQLKVIVDKGIEVAIVVGGGNFWRGTSAAKNGIQRVRADYIGMLATTMNALALQSGFENNNLNCRVLSSLTMDPKVCEVYINEKAKKYLRNGKVVIFAGGTGRPFFTTDTASTLFASEINADAILMGKNNVDGVYDSDPRINSMAKKYDRISYDELLEKDLKIIDSTAASMARDNNIDIVIFDINENNALLRVIENKIPNTIITNNK, encoded by the coding sequence ATGTCGTATAAAAGGGTTTTGATTAAACTCTCAGGCGAGGGTTTAGCAAATAAAGACAAGAAAAAGTTAGCAATTGATTATGAATTAGTTGATAAATTTGCCAAGCAATTAAAGGTTATTGTCGACAAGGGAATTGAAGTAGCAATTGTTGTCGGCGGAGGAAACTTCTGACGGGGAACAAGCGCCGCAAAAAATGGAATTCAAAGAGTTCGTGCCGACTATATCGGAATGCTCGCTACCACAATGAATGCCCTAGCACTTCAATCAGGTTTTGAAAATAATAATTTAAATTGCAGAGTATTATCGAGTTTAACAATGGACCCTAAAGTTTGTGAAGTTTACATCAATGAAAAAGCTAAAAAATATTTACGGAATGGTAAAGTGGTAATATTTGCCGGGGGAACTGGAAGACCTTTCTTTACTACTGATACAGCCTCAACTTTATTTGCGAGTGAAATTAACGCAGACGCAATTTTAATGGGTAAAAATAATGTTGATGGCGTTTATGATTCTGATCCTCGCATCAATAGTATGGCGAAAAAATACGATCGAATATCATATGATGAATTACTTGAAAAAGATCTAAAGATTATTGATTCAACTGCGGCTTCAATGGCGCGAGATAATAATATTGATATTGTTATTTTTGACATCAATGAAAACAATGCATTGCTTAGGGTAATTGAAAATAAAATTCCTAACACAATAATTACAAACAACAAATAA
- a CDS encoding S8 family peptidase: MNNLLELKGKKFEQQKRIAGGSISMNGNFIVTVEHIKKLEQQLKEIKDYWKDKFEIINGVLISVYYNKIAAKSNRIKGIFKGKDSNRAIVGSKFNAEKNKHIITYFLEMKDLERSIDMLSKGREIVDKEFNGGIDIFALKNINTKFQDHWQMKKSVFQSLIADVSYIDLFNVDKATPNFDNKLITIYDVKQDVATILQKLGIYVLNIDSFDNLTINLNEDAIKELYEKAPYLVNMGVENLSKLDYEDFAISSSDNPSLIIVSPTNEPTIGVIDTLFDKNSYFSEWVDYEEMVSPEITKAPGYYEHGTAVSSIIVDGPALNPNLDDGCGRFKVKHFGIYAAKNLSMIDFLKKLKIIIARYSNKIRVWNISLGSRSEINDNYVSLAAYELDKIQSEYNVIFVISGTNKPKDINGNLKIGSPADSINSIVVNSVRIKDKNPASYSRRGPVLSYFLKPDVSYYGGDYNFGEEITVYSSTARGLVQISGTSFAAPWVARKLSYLIDVLGQSREVAKALIIDSARKWSVNIPSAESALLGHGIVPIHINDILYTKDDEIKFVVSDVSREWNTYNYEFPVPLVNQTYPYIAKVIMCYFPKCNRNQGVDYTNTEFDLHFGRVKKIGDGKYKIEDIKNNKQNQDNDPHKIYTFEETARKEYRKWDNVKFIAKDINKKNQALKWNETMSKNWGLEIKTSNRLDAIDGLDVKFGAVITLKALDGKNRIDEFIKNCHFNGWIINKIDVENRINIYEKAEEKIDLK, encoded by the coding sequence ATGAATAATTTACTAGAGTTAAAAGGCAAAAAATTTGAACAACAAAAGAGAATCGCTGGCGGCAGCATTTCGATGAATGGTAATTTTATTGTAACGGTAGAGCATATAAAAAAACTTGAACAACAATTGAAAGAAATTAAGGATTATTGAAAAGATAAATTTGAAATTATCAATGGAGTTTTAATTAGTGTATATTACAATAAAATTGCTGCCAAAAGCAACCGTATTAAGGGAATTTTTAAAGGTAAAGACTCAAATAGGGCGATCGTAGGCTCAAAATTCAATGCTGAAAAAAATAAACATATAATTACTTATTTTTTAGAAATGAAGGATTTGGAAAGAAGTATTGATATGTTATCTAAAGGCAGAGAAATAGTCGATAAGGAGTTTAATGGTGGTATTGATATTTTTGCCTTGAAAAATATTAATACAAAATTTCAAGATCATTGACAGATGAAAAAATCAGTTTTTCAGAGTTTAATTGCCGATGTTTCCTATATAGATTTATTTAATGTTGACAAAGCCACACCTAATTTTGATAATAAACTGATAACAATTTACGATGTCAAACAAGATGTTGCAACGATATTACAAAAATTAGGCATTTATGTCTTGAACATTGATTCTTTTGATAATTTGACTATTAATCTAAATGAAGATGCTATTAAAGAATTATATGAAAAAGCTCCTTATCTTGTGAATATGGGTGTTGAAAATTTATCCAAATTGGACTATGAGGATTTTGCTATTTCTTCCTCTGATAATCCATCCCTTATCATTGTTTCTCCAACAAATGAACCAACAATTGGTGTTATTGATACACTATTTGATAAAAATTCCTACTTTAGTGAATGAGTTGATTACGAAGAAATGGTGTCCCCAGAAATTACGAAAGCTCCGGGTTATTATGAGCATGGAACCGCTGTTTCTTCAATCATTGTTGATGGCCCGGCACTAAATCCAAACTTGGATGATGGTTGTGGGAGATTCAAAGTTAAACATTTCGGTATTTATGCTGCTAAAAATTTGTCAATGATTGACTTTCTTAAAAAATTAAAAATTATAATTGCTAGGTATTCAAACAAAATTAGAGTGTGGAATATTTCACTGGGATCGAGATCGGAAATCAATGATAATTATGTTTCACTTGCAGCCTATGAACTTGACAAAATTCAAAGTGAGTACAATGTTATATTTGTCATTTCCGGCACAAATAAACCTAAAGACATTAACGGCAATCTTAAAATTGGCTCACCAGCCGATTCAATCAATAGCATTGTGGTTAATTCAGTAAGAATAAAAGATAAAAATCCGGCAAGTTATAGTCGCCGAGGCCCGGTACTATCTTATTTTTTAAAACCAGATGTTAGCTACTATGGCGGGGATTATAATTTTGGTGAAGAAATTACTGTTTATTCATCGACAGCTAGAGGATTAGTACAAATTTCCGGTACTTCTTTTGCTGCTCCTTGAGTAGCTAGAAAATTATCATATTTAATTGATGTATTGGGGCAGAGTCGAGAGGTTGCCAAGGCACTAATTATTGATTCTGCTAGAAAATGATCAGTTAACATTCCTAGTGCAGAGTCAGCACTATTAGGCCATGGTATTGTTCCAATTCATATTAATGACATTCTTTATACTAAAGATGATGAAATTAAATTTGTGGTGTCCGACGTTAGCAGAGAGTGAAACACATATAATTATGAGTTTCCAGTACCGCTAGTAAATCAAACATATCCATATATCGCAAAAGTCATAATGTGTTATTTTCCAAAGTGTAATCGCAATCAAGGTGTTGATTATACAAACACTGAATTTGATTTGCATTTTGGCAGAGTAAAAAAAATTGGCGATGGCAAATATAAAATTGAAGACATCAAAAATAATAAACAAAATCAAGATAATGATCCTCATAAAATTTACACATTTGAAGAAACGGCTCGGAAAGAATACCGTAAATGAGATAATGTTAAGTTTATTGCAAAAGATATAAACAAAAAAAATCAAGCTCTTAAATGAAATGAAACTATGAGCAAAAACTGAGGTTTGGAAATTAAAACTAGCAATCGTCTGGACGCAATTGATGGACTTGATGTCAAATTTGGGGCAGTGATTACACTTAAGGCTCTTGATGGAAAAAACCGCATCGACGAATTTATCAAGAATTGTCACTTTAATGGTTGGATCATTAATAAAATTGATGTTGAAAACCGCATTAATATTTATGAAAAAGCTGAAGAAAAAATTGATCTAAAGTAA
- a CDS encoding ATP-binding protein, whose protein sequence is MKKRNILNLIKYHYEKDEIAFNGEVIEVAKYFDSIGDDELANYVLSLRGISAEDLVAQSNNKDFEINSEFLERITIDKIEDLHLPAAIIDDIKGIINAIDHKSGINKFLFQGPPGTGKTEAVKNVARILKRSLYSVNFESLVDSKLGQTNKNIINLFDEINAIPFSDRIVILFDEMDAIALDRINSNDVREMGRVTSTVLKELDKLFSHNKDIVIIATTNLFSSFDKALIRRFDATINFDRYTQEDLIDVAKYYLEAIIKKFEGASLDVRVFKKILKLVKKLPYPGELKNIIKTSLAFSEKGSKFGYLIRIYNSLVGGLDNKKYDEIHKEGFTVREIEILKEKSKSSVAREIKKELDNNE, encoded by the coding sequence ATGAAGAAGCGAAATATACTAAATTTAATTAAATACCACTACGAGAAAGATGAAATTGCTTTCAATGGCGAGGTTATAGAAGTTGCTAAATATTTTGATAGTATTGGTGATGATGAACTTGCAAATTATGTACTTTCACTACGAGGAATTTCAGCTGAAGATCTTGTAGCTCAATCAAATAACAAGGACTTTGAAATCAATAGTGAATTTTTAGAAAGAATTACTATTGATAAAATCGAAGATTTACATTTGCCAGCAGCAATTATTGATGATATTAAGGGGATTATCAATGCCATTGATCATAAAAGCGGAATTAATAAATTTCTTTTTCAAGGTCCGCCAGGTACCGGAAAAACTGAAGCCGTTAAAAATGTAGCGAGAATTTTAAAAAGATCACTTTATTCAGTGAATTTTGAAAGCCTAGTGGATTCAAAACTAGGACAAACTAATAAGAATATTATTAATCTTTTTGATGAAATTAATGCCATTCCTTTTTCCGATAGAATTGTCATTTTGTTTGACGAAATGGATGCGATTGCCCTAGATAGAATTAATTCAAATGATGTTAGAGAAATGGGGAGAGTAACATCAACAGTATTAAAAGAGTTAGATAAACTATTTTCACACAATAAAGACATTGTAATAATTGCTACCACAAACCTTTTTTCAAGTTTTGATAAAGCTCTAATTAGAAGATTTGACGCAACAATTAATTTTGATCGTTATACTCAAGAAGACTTAATTGATGTAGCCAAATACTATCTTGAAGCAATTATCAAAAAATTTGAGGGAGCATCGCTAGATGTACGCGTGTTTAAAAAAATTCTAAAATTAGTCAAGAAGCTTCCTTATCCAGGAGAACTAAAAAATATTATTAAAACTTCGCTAGCATTTAGTGAAAAAGGTTCTAAATTTGGTTACTTAATTAGAATTTATAATAGTCTTGTTGGTGGTTTAGATAATAAAAAATATGACGAAATTCACAAAGAAGGTTTTACAGTCAGAGAAATCGAAATTTTAAAAGAAAAATCAAAAAGCTCAGTGGCGAGAGAAATTAAAAAGGAACTAGATAATAATGAATAA
- a CDS encoding sigma factor-like helix-turn-helix DNA-binding protein has protein sequence MENISERTKVVELFEKYKDLLTNSQKQALYLHYFEDLSFSEIAQELAMTRSGAYDAVNKAKQKLFSIDSKIAK, from the coding sequence ATGGAAAACATCTCAGAACGCACAAAAGTTGTTGAACTATTTGAAAAATACAAAGATTTACTAACCAACTCTCAAAAACAAGCTCTATATCTTCACTACTTTGAAGATTTATCATTTTCCGAAATTGCCCAGGAACTTGCCATGACCCGTAGTGGGGCTTATGATGCCGTTAATAAGGCTAAGCAAAAACTATTTAGCATCGATTCTAAAATAGCTAAATAA
- the ftsY gene encoding signal recognition particle-docking protein FtsY, which yields MGFWSNLKDKLFGTKEERIAKKQAKIEAKEQKKLEKELKKTKRLDTYIAGLSKSNSSFTESIKQLQNKYNEINEEFFEELEEILIMADISIKLVQIIINECKKEVKNENISDPKLIGEIIADKLFTIYTSNSIIDTSLNVEKGRLNVILVVGVNGSGKTTSISKIANKLILENNKVLIAAADTFRAAAVEQLEIWSKRVGADIVKPNENEKDPAAVVYRAIDKAQAEHYDVLIIDTAGRLQNKVNLMSELAKLNKVLANKVPDAPHESLLVLDATTGQNGIAQAKVFGEATPLSGIVLTKMDGTSKGGIVLTIKDELNLAVKYVGLGEQVTDLAEFDLDSYIYGLMKGLVD from the coding sequence ATGGGTTTTTGATCAAATTTAAAGGACAAACTATTCGGAACTAAGGAAGAAAGAATAGCAAAAAAACAGGCTAAAATTGAAGCAAAAGAGCAGAAAAAACTTGAAAAGGAACTTAAGAAAACTAAGCGACTTGACACATATATTGCCGGACTTTCTAAGTCTAATTCTTCATTTACAGAAAGTATTAAACAACTACAAAATAAATACAATGAAATCAATGAAGAGTTTTTTGAAGAGCTAGAAGAAATTTTGATTATGGCTGATATTTCAATCAAGCTTGTACAGATTATTATTAATGAATGTAAAAAAGAAGTTAAAAATGAAAATATTAGTGATCCAAAACTAATTGGCGAAATTATTGCCGATAAATTATTCACGATTTATACTTCGAATTCAATTATTGATACTTCTTTAAATGTCGAAAAAGGTCGGCTAAATGTGATTTTAGTTGTTGGAGTAAACGGTTCAGGAAAAACTACTTCAATCTCAAAGATTGCTAACAAACTAATCTTAGAGAATAACAAGGTTTTAATCGCAGCGGCCGATACTTTTCGTGCTGCGGCAGTTGAACAACTAGAAATTTGGTCTAAACGTGTTGGGGCTGACATTGTTAAACCAAATGAAAATGAAAAAGATCCAGCCGCAGTTGTTTATCGCGCTATTGATAAAGCCCAAGCAGAGCACTACGATGTTTTAATTATTGATACTGCTGGTAGATTACAAAACAAGGTTAATTTAATGTCTGAACTTGCAAAATTAAATAAAGTTTTAGCAAACAAAGTTCCAGATGCTCCACATGAAAGTTTACTTGTCTTAGATGCGACGACTGGACAAAATGGTATTGCTCAAGCTAAAGTTTTTGGCGAAGCAACACCGCTTTCGGGAATTGTTTTAACGAAGATGGATGGAACTTCTAAGGGTGGAATTGTCCTAACAATTAAAGATGAACTTAATTTAGCGGTTAAATATGTTGGTCTAGGTGAACAAGTTACTGATTTAGCTGAATTTGATTTAGATTCTTATATTTATGGGTTAATGAAGGGATTAGTTGATTAA
- a CDS encoding gamma-glutamylcyclotransferase family protein, producing the protein MKTNNETNKIYLFAYDEMKDLEFFTKLFGMDVVHQKARLTGFVKCVNEDGEFFIRRDATSYLEGLVFELNKEQLFFADKWKLLPIYDRFLVNVELTETNEILENVYVYSKIESGNYRIAKKEDENQPKDVFLIQNFIHFLTIQKRMKQYNLYDFLFIYKIDNETKKYYENISNPNAFISFHDTEARFQTSIIPCVLVTFNECGQDYIAITIFERNDYFNAISYYEMFYGLGDYKNIRVDLTSVDESISLGAFKNKKPDLILSMKEDKTILEMKYAEYEKAYELVVPEFEVHHWDRFNYLVAFFLSKE; encoded by the coding sequence ATGAAAACAAATAATGAGACAAATAAAATTTACCTTTTTGCTTATGATGAAATGAAAGACCTAGAGTTTTTTACCAAACTTTTTGGCATGGATGTAGTGCACCAAAAAGCTAGGTTAACAGGCTTTGTTAAGTGCGTTAATGAAGATGGTGAATTTTTTATAAGAAGAGATGCTACAAGCTATTTAGAAGGATTGGTTTTTGAACTCAATAAAGAACAGCTATTTTTTGCGGATAAGTGGAAACTTTTACCAATCTATGATCGTTTTTTAGTCAATGTTGAGTTAACTGAAACAAATGAAATACTAGAAAATGTCTATGTATATTCTAAAATTGAAAGCGGAAATTACCGCATTGCAAAAAAAGAAGATGAAAATCAACCAAAAGATGTCTTTTTAATTCAAAATTTTATTCATTTTTTAACTATCCAAAAAAGAATGAAACAATATAACTTATATGATTTCTTGTTTATTTATAAAATTGATAATGAAACTAAAAAATACTATGAAAATATTTCTAATCCAAATGCTTTTATTTCATTTCATGATACAGAAGCCAGATTTCAGACATCAATAATCCCTTGTGTTTTAGTTACATTTAATGAATGTGGGCAAGATTACATAGCCATTACTATTTTTGAGCGTAATGACTACTTTAATGCTATTAGCTACTATGAGATGTTTTATGGCCTTGGAGATTATAAAAATATTAGAGTTGACCTTACCAGTGTTGATGAGAGTATAAGCCTTGGTGCCTTTAAAAACAAAAAGCCCGACCTCATTCTATCAATGAAGGAAGATAAAACTATTTTAGAAATGAAATATGCTGAATATGAAAAAGCTTATGAACTGGTTGTGCCTGAATTTGAAGTTCATCATTGGGATCGTTTCAATTATTTGGTTGCTTTTTTCTTATCTAAAGAGTAA
- a CDS encoding S41 family peptidase, giving the protein MVRTLGFMTNKPILNREYDVLNRRADLSQSVVDTKGNDRYGKDAYTQYNWNLLVGINTFSAANQLTSIVKEMGIAKIIGQRTGGGMSAIMPITLLDGTTVTISSPNNAVFGENNESIEDGIAPDMELAYDKFYDYDYIDKLISNQALQTPKASQNHETTQN; this is encoded by the coding sequence ATGGTTAGAACATTAGGATTTATGACAAATAAACCAATCCTAAACCGTGAATATGATGTTCTAAACCGCCGTGCTGATCTAAGTCAATCGGTTGTTGACACTAAAGGTAATGATCGGTATGGAAAAGATGCATATACACAATATAACTGAAATCTACTTGTTGGAATTAATACCTTCAGTGCTGCAAACCAATTAACAAGTATTGTTAAAGAAATGGGAATTGCTAAAATTATTGGTCAAAGAACTGGTGGTGGAATGTCGGCAATTATGCCAATCACCCTTCTAGATGGTACAACTGTAACAATTAGCTCACCTAACAATGCTGTTTTTGGCGAAAATAATGAATCAATTGAAGACGGAATTGCTCCAGACATGGAACTTGCATACGACAAGTTTTATGACTATGACTACATTGATAAACTTATTTCAAATCAAGCTCTACAAACTCCAAAAGCTTCACAAAATCACGAAACAACCCAAAACTAA
- a CDS encoding MATE family efflux transporter, producing MKNKLHKNMVKNFFAVKDFKFIFKLTLPIFIQTLFFALISLVGSLATSFYQQVYHIDGSYNGYYFYTISKILTVYKILVFIPIIYQLGVLVVASNLFGQNKVDKIPQVISSAIYVSLIINFACYFIMFGISPIILAKAGARESAIYSWKTIENYEIFQNNLKLANGLKIPTSILVNGGSFGGKVFINSNPYILVNNELAFAQKFLQITTIDIFVISIAFILTSALQAIEKNRFAIIGVIVAIFIRTIWTYLILLTPKNIDLMILVALETIIGGVIQLTIAYIFVQKLIIAKQPKIPFKASWNSKYIKEILKIGAPIAIETGIWFTSQYFIAAAIPFAISQDKFIGIWRAVNNGYDVFNSFLLGLGYVTSVIVAVEIGKQDLGRAHSLGRSAFKLGLYAQTIFSILGIAMTYPMLKIYSIDKSLISSLGYSIMAILMVKAIFDVGNLTILRGLWGANDVLMPIFVAITTMIGLQLSTIYFVGIYQNTSKEVNKLSAETYIIIVSLITLIDPITRSTLYNLRWNSRVWHKYAKRL from the coding sequence ATGAAAAATAAATTACATAAAAATATGGTCAAAAATTTTTTCGCAGTTAAGGATTTTAAATTCATTTTTAAATTAACCTTACCAATTTTTATTCAAACTTTATTTTTCGCCCTTATCTCATTAGTTGGATCTTTAGCAACGAGTTTCTATCAGCAGGTTTATCATATTGATGGCTCTTATAATGGCTATTATTTTTACACGATATCAAAAATTTTGACTGTTTATAAAATTTTGGTTTTTATTCCAATTATTTATCAGCTCGGAGTTTTAGTTGTTGCCTCGAATTTATTTGGCCAGAATAAAGTTGATAAAATACCGCAAGTAATATCATCGGCAATTTATGTATCATTAATTATTAATTTTGCCTGTTATTTTATAATGTTTGGAATCTCACCAATCATCCTTGCTAAAGCAGGAGCACGTGAGTCAGCTATTTATAGTTGAAAAACAATTGAAAACTATGAAATATTTCAAAACAACTTAAAACTCGCAAATGGTCTTAAAATACCAACAAGTATTTTAGTTAATGGTGGTAGCTTTGGCGGTAAGGTATTTATTAATAGTAATCCTTATATTTTAGTTAATAATGAACTAGCCTTTGCTCAAAAATTTTTACAAATCACTACAATTGATATTTTTGTAATTTCGATTGCTTTTATTCTAACTTCAGCATTACAGGCAATTGAAAAAAATCGTTTTGCCATTATTGGAGTAATTGTCGCCATATTTATTAGAACAATATGAACATATTTAATACTTTTAACACCAAAAAATATTGATTTAATGATCTTGGTGGCGCTTGAAACAATTATCGGAGGAGTAATACAGCTAACAATCGCTTATATATTTGTCCAGAAATTAATTATTGCTAAACAACCAAAAATTCCATTTAAGGCCTCTTGAAACTCAAAGTATATAAAAGAAATTTTGAAAATTGGAGCACCAATTGCAATTGAAACCGGAATTTGATTTACATCTCAGTATTTTATTGCGGCGGCAATTCCTTTTGCAATTTCACAAGATAAATTCATTGGCATCTGAAGGGCAGTAAATAATGGATATGATGTATTTAATTCATTCTTACTAGGACTAGGTTATGTTACTAGTGTTATTGTGGCAGTGGAGATTGGAAAGCAAGATCTTGGTCGCGCTCATTCACTTGGCAGAAGTGCTTTTAAATTAGGTTTATATGCACAAACAATATTTTCAATTTTAGGCATTGCTATGACCTATCCAATGCTAAAAATTTACTCAATTGATAAGAGTTTAATTAGCAGCCTAGGTTATAGCATTATGGCAATTTTGATGGTCAAAGCAATATTTGATGTTGGTAACCTAACAATATTGAGAGGACTTTGAGGTGCAAATGATGTTCTAATGCCAATTTTTGTTGCGATAACAACAATGATTGGTTTACAACTTAGCACAATCTATTTTGTCGGCATTTATCAAAACACTTCAAAAGAAGTTAATAAATTAAGCGCAGAAACTTACATTATTATTGTTTCTTTAATCACATTAATTGACCCTATCACTAGAAGCACATTATACAACCTTAGATGGAATAGTCGTGTTTGACATAAATATGCTAAGAGACTATAG